Proteins encoded within one genomic window of Leishmania major strain Friedlin complete genome, chromosome 2:
- a CDS encoding histone H4 (previous protein_id=AAZ10011.1), with protein sequence MAKGKRSTDAKGSQRRQKKVLRDNIRGITRGCVRRMARRGGVKRISSEVYEEVRRVLKAYVEDIVRCSTAYTEYARKKTVTACDVVTALRKQGHILYGYA encoded by the coding sequence ATGGCCAAGGGCAAGCGCTCCACTGATGCCAAGGGCAGCCAGAGGCGCcagaagaaggtgctgcgcgacaacATCCGCGGCATCACTCGCGGCTGCGTCCGCCGCatggcgcgccgcggcggcgtgaaGCGCATCTCGAGCGAGGTGTACGAagaggtgcgccgcgtgctgaAGGCCTACGTGGAGGACattgtgcgctgcagcacggcctaCACCGAGTACGCGCGCAAGAAGACCGTGACGGCGTGCGATGTTGTGAccgcgctgcgcaagcaAGGCCACATCCTGTACGGCTACGCGTAA